TCATTTAAGTGTCTGTGACGCTCTTTTTCAGCGTTCGATACGAACCATTATGTGTGCCAACTGCCAACAAAAGAACCTTTTTTAGTGGGTTGAATTAGCATTTACCCCTTTTCAATCCCCAGCTGCCTAATTTTTGTCTACCCAATTCACAAGTTCATATCTGAACATAGTTAAAGTGACCATTATTACCCCATTAACACAATTAAGAAACCAAATGTTCATGTTCTAATGTACTTTTACAAAACATAGGAGTAATTTAATACTCCCAGTAATCTATATTGGCAGGCTTCAGACAGTGGGAGTCCCTTTGAACTAGGTTATTGCCCGATATTAGTGTTTGTTATGTGTTATCTTGGCACCAGTTCCGAATAATTTTGTGTACTTACCGAAGAGCCCTTTCTAGAGGATGCATAGTAGCATTTCCCCCTTTCAACACCCTGTGACCAAATTTTTTTGCCACAAAATTTACAAGCTCATTCTGAACACGATTAAAGCGATCATTAGCAACCCATAAACCAAAATTAAGCAACCAAATCAGGTCGAAAGAGACAATTTGCACCGAATGCAAACCAATTACAAAAATTCAGACATTGTAATCCTACGGAACTTGCCATCATTGGAGTGAGTCTCCAATGATGGGTAAAAGTTTGAGTaggggttgagcactagagtcacagggtaaaacacaagtcttttccctagggGCCACATAAGCCCAGAGCCTATAGTCACCACGATATTTCACGGGTCTTTTCCCTGACTCGAGCCCACTTGGTCGGGTACCCAGGTTGCTCTGATACCCTTTGTAAGGCCTCAAGCAAATCCCTGGCCTAGTAcgttgattttgatccacaagcctcACCACATGACCCAAAATGCTTAATTACTAATAGTAGCTTACATGGTTCCTTATATATCCAGGATCACAAATGTAGACTTCCGAGATGTGGGACAGGTATCACAGAGTCAGTTAAAAGAGTAATCACCGgagattaaaagaaaaaagtgacCATTTTTAACCTATAGAGCAAGATTAAGCAACGAAAACGCGTCGAAAGAGACAATTCACTCCAAATGCAGACCAATAATAAATATTCAGACATTCCAAGTACTAAGGAACTTGCCATCATTAGAGGTAGCAGACCCAATGGTGCTTCCAGGAGACGGGGACTCAAACGGCCGGAAGAACGACCTCCGTCCGTCCTCGAGCTCGTCGTCTTCTTCGTTTCCTTCCACCTTCTCCTCATTCTGCGACGACTCCTCGCCGTCGGCCAGGAACCGGAGAAACCCCAACTCGTCCTCGTTTTCGGAGCTAGGTCTGGGTTCGGGAGGCGTCTCGTAGTCGTCGTCCCGGTCGAACACGTGGACGGACGTGATCTCGGCAAAGCTCACGCGCCGTGACCGCTTCTTCTGGAGAGCGACCGTGCCTTCATCGGTCTCGGTGTTGCAGGGATCGTCGGCTGCCGCCTTTGCAGACATTTTGGTCAAGGAGAGTAGTTGGTACTGCAAGAGGTGTCTACTTTGGTTTTGGATTGGTGGAATTGTGGGTGTTTGGGACCTAGGGTTTCTGAATTGGGGGATTGTAGAAGAGAGCAGagcagggagagagagagagagagagattttgggtTTAGTGCGGGAAACCAAATGCAGTTTAAAGGGAGTTTCTAAATGCACCCACTTTTGTCTTTTTCGCACTCTCCAATCTCCATACACCCACTGGTTTTGAGACAAGTTTTCGAGATAAGAACATTGTAGGAGTACATAATTTTGCGTATTTGTCTTCAGTCAAGGTGTTGCTGGTACGAGGTTTTTATACACTACAGTTTTCACACTAATAAAAACAATATCGGTATTAtcatttttataatattttaataattcttgtacttttagaaaaagatatGCTATATACATTCAAATAATATAAAGTTAAATAGTAGTATAAAATCACTGAACAcgaaaaaaacatgaataacaaaGCAGCAAAGATATTTGGAGATAAGTTTTTTGGGATGTTAAAAGAGCAAAGAAATTGTTTCTCTCCATGCCCGCTATATTTCGCAATTAACTATTGCTCTCTTCCCCCGTCTCCCCTCTCTGACATTCATttttcctccctctctccctgtCCGTTCCATTCATCACCTCCAAAGATGCGAGATATGGAGTATTAATTTAGATAAATTAATAACTTGAATTTATGATAATTTGTAAAATACATATGCTTGTGACAAAGAGGATGTCACAAAAATTCCGCttcattttgagattttgattttggaaatttggtaatgagtggagagaaatagatcGAGAAATAAGCTTAATAATTGAGATAAAATTTATTAGAGACCGTATGCAAAGAGAAATTCCAAATCCCAAAAGGAACAAGGTAGGTTCGGCCAGGTAGTCCAATGATTGTGTAGCATCAATTTTCAGAATGAGATTTAGACTCGAGTAAATAGTCAAAACATTATAAGTGATCTATTTAAGTACTTACTTAATCCTTTAACACCCTATCTTTGGCAAAGAAAAAGGGCAGGAGACGGGTGGCAAATGGCCGTGGGGAAGATTGTGGCGCGAGAGAGGCAAGGGGTCGCATGATGTAATAACTATTAACAATATGATTGCATTACCATTATTTGTTTAAGAAATTGTTTGAACGAATCTGAGGACGTATAAGACGCACAAATAGAGCACAGCCATGGCAAAGTTGCAAATCGCATCCTCGGGAGCTCAAAACCAGAGTCTGATATAATAAGGTGATATCATGGACGAGCTTCCAGAAATGTATCTACTGGagaaaaagaacacaaaaatgaGAGATACAAAGTCTCGGAACGGATTCACAATAGAAGTGGTTTTCCACAAAAATGAGAGATACAAAGTCTCGGAACGGATTCACAATAGAAGTGGTTTTCCTCTTGTATTAGACAATGACTATCACTATCAAAAAAGGGATTAGCGTTACAAGAATTGTGCTTTCGGGCTCTTCTATTAACCCCAAGAACAAGACAAGAATGAAAAACAAGTCAATGCATTGACTGATTGGTCGCATAAGCGCATCTAATGTCCCCAAAACAACTGAGGTTCAGCCATAGAGTGCGCGCCATGGTTCCTTGTCGTCCTTTGACGTCTTGGTTGGATTCCATGTCATCCTCTCCCTCAAAAAGCTCAAGGAAGACATGCCTGTCAAGAGCTCTGCCATCTCATTGATCACCTGTGAACAAAAGTACGAAGATTGAGATCACGCATAAAGCTATAGACTAGCCGTAAGAAGAGAGCTAAAAAAGAATTGTACAGAGAAAACTGGATATGACTACAACCAAAATCCTATTGACCCATTTAAGTGACCTTTCCTCCACTGCACGCCGCAGGACAAAAAGCAGCAAATGCACAGTGAGCTGCCCAATTCTCAAATTAGGGCCTTTGTGTGCTTGGGGTGATGTTACCGTCCCATTAAAGGTGGTCCCAAAGTAATAATACCCGAGTATACTTGTAACATAGAGTCATCCCTGTGCTTATCTCCATCTAACTAGGAACATAAAACACCAGTCCAGTTGAATTGTGAAGCTCCAAATGATAATATGATTGGTGACCAAGTCAATATGATTTACTAATTCAGAAGACAAAGAGACTGAAGAAGTAAACCTCCTCCTATAGAATATCCGACAATCATATTGATGTCGGTTCCCACATTGTAAGTCACGCATATGGAGTAACCAGTGTAACAGAAACTGTTATAGTGCCAATACGAAATCGTAGAGAAGGCTAGAGAGTTGATGGTCACAAATCGTTGTTGGCATGGCAGAACATAGACAAGCAAAACAACACTGAGCTTAGAATCATAATtactacaaaaaaatttgttttctcattCTTACAGCTGAAGTAGAACTGCTGGAATTTTatgtcttttcttttattggatTTTCAGGAAGTAGAACACACCTATAAATATCAGCATCAACTACATCTAGGATTCATGCACAAGGTCAGGTTATAGTCTAAAAATCATCAATTGCAACTTCCATATTTCCGACCATTGTTCAAAAAGTTCAGGGAAAAAGAGTAATTTTACTTGATGAAAattaaaggaaagaaaaaagtacCTCCAGTTCCTCTGCAGATGTCTTTTGAAATTGATCACTACTCCGCCCAATGAGAACACATGTTGGCAGGTTCAAGACACGGACCAACTGAATAAAGCAAGCCAAAGGTTCATGATGAATCTGCATTGACAATGGTGGCTTTTGGGTTTTCGCGACCATGGTTCGAGTTATATCTGTCTCTGGACCTATTTGCAGACCATAAAGTGAAACTTTGTCACTAGTTGTGGAGAATTTTCTTTCCAGCTTAAGCTTTGGTGCTGCCACAACAATTGGGAGCACAATTGAAAAACTTTCTTCTTTCATTGATGCCAGAACTTCATTGACAGCACATGCCAAAACCGGAGGCTCATAATCTTGCATGAGTAACACAGTCACCTGAAAAGCATATCAAGTATCCTGTACTGATGTATATCGAGGGTGTAAATCAAACTGAAAGTTCAATATGTGGTTGACATACAAAGTTCAAGCATGGAATGATGGGAACAATGAACGGAGCAGAAACAAAAGTTTAGCTTTATATACCCATTGTTCTACATTATGTCCTTTATCATGTTCCCAATTTCAAACAATGCCATGAATATCCATAACGTTTCATTGATTTCCACTCAACTGCTCTGCATGTTTTGTCGGAAAATAAAGTTCCAGACATCTTTCATAAAATATTTCATAAAACAAAGTTATTTCCTTAGATTTTTTTATGGTGTTTGGTAGTAACCTAAAAAGtcaaataaatttctttttccctGTTAAGGTGCCCGGATAAACTTGGGAATTGTAGTGGTCTGGATGGCAGGTCCTGTACCCAGGCCGTCCGAACATGCCCAACCTGGGGAAGGCCCAGCAACCAATGCCCCCAAACGGCTGAACGGGTTGTTTGGACCATGTCATCGCAGGAGGGTTGAGGCGCTAGGTCGGCTGGTGGAGGGCTATGTATTCTGAAACGAGTCCACGTCTGTGCCGCATAGATCAGTTTGCCCACGTGGCAGCGGGTGACGAATGTGCCACATGGCTCAGTCACGGGCCATCGCCAGCATGGCACTCAACAGTCGTCATGCATGACGTCAGAACTGGAAACGGTCATTCATGACACCATGAGAGGCACAAGCTGGCTTGGTCAAGGCAAGTTAAGGTAGGGAACAATATCCTAGAGAAGTAAGTCATTCTTACTCGCTCTAGCTTTGTACTTCCCTCCTTGAACTGAGACTTACTTAGCCATTGGAGTGCCTACCGGTCGACTCTGGTCGGCTAGGCACTAACGTGGTTCTCTGTCTTGCATGAGTTGGGTTGGGAAGAAGGATCTTAGTCCAGATCCAACTCAAGAGATCTAGAAGAGGAGATCCAAATTGAACATCACCTCACAGGAAATATGTTGAATTCACTAATGGGTGGTTTTGGTAGAAGGTTACTCTTCAGGCATGTTAGATAACCCTCTTGGAGGTGGGATTGAATCAAGGACCAGGATTGGTAATATTGTGGGCCGCATGAGAGCATGTTTGGATTGGCAATGGGAGTGCTCGGATTG
The sequence above is drawn from the Rhododendron vialii isolate Sample 1 chromosome 6a, ASM3025357v1 genome and encodes:
- the LOC131329516 gene encoding uncharacterized protein LOC131329516, which gives rise to MKVAPKLIFLFNDADGFGTAILDALQPNPSSTLRRLEDSFELSLEGYGIKDRKVSGKIVHFVDHDGHYQVTVLLMQDYEPPVLACAVNEVLASMKEESFSIVLPIVVAAPKLKLERKFSTTSDKVSLYGLQIGPETDITRTMVAKTQKPPLSMQIHHEPLACFIQLVRVLNLPTCVLIGRSSDQFQKTSAEELEVINEMAELLTGMSSLSFLRERMTWNPTKTSKDDKEPWRALYG